CCCTGGAACAGGCGCGTGAGAGGGCCGAGCAGATCGGCCAGCTCAAGCGCGAGATGCAGGAGGAGCGTGCCCGCCAGCGTCAGGAGATCGCCGAGATGCGCGCCGAGCAGAAGGCGCGGCTGGATGCCGTGGAGCGGGCCAAGCAAGAGGCCCAGAAACAGGCCCAGGAAGCCGCCCAGCGCGCCACCAAGGCGGAGATCCGCGCCGAGGCGCTGCAGGCCACCCAGAGCGCCCTCAAGTCCCGCATGGACGCCATGCAGGTGCAACAGCGCCAGCGCAACATGCGCCCCCAGGGCGAGCGGGAGTAATCCCGTTCGCCGTTATTTCCCTGCGCGGGCCCCCTGCTCGAAGCCGCTCAGCACATTGGCCACGTTGACGCCGATCTCCGCCACCGCGTAGCCCCCCTCCATCAGCACCAGGGTAGGCAGGCCCAGCGTCGCCAGGCGCCGCCCCATCTCGGTGAAGTCCTCACTGGCCAGCCGGAAGGCACTGATCGGATCTCCCGCGAAGGTATCCACCCCAAGCGAGACGATCAACAGCTCGCAGCCCGCCTCGGCGATGCGCTCCATGGCCGCGTCCAGCACGTGGAACCACACCTCGGCGCCGGTGCCCTCGGGCAGCGGGTAGTTGACGGTATAGCCCGCCCCCTCGCCCTCGCCCACCTCGTCGGCGTGACCCATGAAGTAGGGGAAGCAGGTCATGGGGTCGCCGTGGATCGACACGAACAGCACGTCGCTGCGCGCCTCGAAGATCTGCTGAGTGCCGTTGCCGTGGTGGAAGTCCACGTCGAGGATCGCCACCCGCGACAGGCCCGCGCCCAGCGCCCGCTGGGCGGCCACGGCGGCATTATTGAAGAAGCAGTAGCCACCGAACTGGTCGGCGGCGGCATGATGGCCCGGCGGGCGGCACAGCCCGAAGGCCGGCTCGCCCGTGGCCAGCACGTGGTCCAGCGCCGAGAGCGCCACGTCCTTGCTGGCCATGGCCGCCTCGAAGGTACCCGAACAGATCGAGGTATCCGCCCCCAGGGCGTAGTGCCCCAGGCGCCCGTCGACGCAGTTCGGAATGCGTCGCCCCGGCATCGTGCGGGTGGGCCAGACCCAGGCGATGGCCTCACCCTCGCGACCCAGCGCCTGCCAGTCGTCCCAGCAGCTCGCCAGAAAGTCGACGTAGTCGGCATCGTGCACCGCCAGCACCGGCGCCAGGCCGTGCTCGGAGGGTGCGACCACGTCCTGGAAGCCCGCCTCGCGTAACCCGGCCAGGATCATATCGACCCGCTCCGGGCACTCCCAGGGCGCTACCAGTTGGCCGCCGTCGAGCTCCGTGCGTGCCCGGCGCGCCTTGGTGACCTCGGTGTGATAGATGCGCATGGCATGTCTCCTTGTTCGCGCCTAGAGCTCTTCAGCCCAACAGCAGCGAGTCGTCATCGACCTGCTCGCCGCGGGCCCGCTCGAAGAGCCTGAGCAGATCCGGTACGCCGAGCCCCTCGCGCTCATCG
The Halomonas sp. H10-9-1 DNA segment above includes these coding regions:
- a CDS encoding histone deacetylase family protein, with the translated sequence MRIYHTEVTKARRARTELDGGQLVAPWECPERVDMILAGLREAGFQDVVAPSEHGLAPVLAVHDADYVDFLASCWDDWQALGREGEAIAWVWPTRTMPGRRIPNCVDGRLGHYALGADTSICSGTFEAAMASKDVALSALDHVLATGEPAFGLCRPPGHHAAADQFGGYCFFNNAAVAAQRALGAGLSRVAILDVDFHHGNGTQQIFEARSDVLFVSIHGDPMTCFPYFMGHADEVGEGEGAGYTVNYPLPEGTGAEVWFHVLDAAMERIAEAGCELLIVSLGVDTFAGDPISAFRLASEDFTEMGRRLATLGLPTLVLMEGGYAVAEIGVNVANVLSGFEQGARAGK